The following coding sequences lie in one Capsicum annuum cultivar UCD-10X-F1 chromosome 5, UCD10Xv1.1, whole genome shotgun sequence genomic window:
- the LOC107852529 gene encoding cytochrome P450 78A3: protein MTTNTENLWVFAIATKCKSFNPISSICFVLVFLLVWLVMNMIYWTHPGGPAWGKYNKLTKYFLVKNKIPGPRGFPLIGSMDMMTGLAHQKTATMAEFFNAKRLMSFSLGETRVIVTCNPVVGKEILNSPVFVERPVNETAYKLMFDRAIGFASYGIYWRTLRKIASTHMFSPKQIKASEAQRFEIAKQMVAIFNGSPCLRVRDVVKKASLNNMMCSVFGRKYSLLDRSNEETGELGALVSEGYDLLGMLNWSDHLPWLAEFDPQKIQHRCSQLMPRVNQLVGKIVNEHRAQPCSVHRDFVDVLLSLQGPERLSDSDMIAVLWEMIFRGSDTVAVLIEWILARMVLHPDVQSKIQGELDRIVGRSRSVIESDVTNMVYLPAVVKEVLRLHPPGPLMSWARLAIKDTTVDGYHIPVGTTAMVNIWAITRSEEVWTKPLEFKPERFMNEIEHVDFWVLGSDLRLTPFGSGRRTCPGKTLGLTTVTFWVAKLLQEFEFGPTDGTKTVDLSEVLRLSCEMKNPLMVKVHPRNVTN from the exons atgacAACAAACACAGAAAACCTTTGGGTTTTTGCTATAGCTACAAAATGCAAATCATTCAACCCCATCAGCTCTATATGCTTTGTACTTGTTTTTCTTCTTGTCTGGTTAGTCATGAACATGATTTACTGGACTCACCCTGGTGGTCCAGCTTGGggtaaatataataaattgacaaaatattttctagtgaAAAATAAAATTCCTGGCCCTAGAGGATTTCCCCTGATAGGTAGCATGGACATGATGACTGGTTTGGCACACCAAAAAACTGCAACCATGGCCGAATTTTTCAACGCCAAACGTCTCATGTCTTTCAGCCTAGGGGAAACCCGAGTTATCGTAACGTGTAATCCTGTCGTAGGAAAAGAAATATTGAACAGTCCAGTGTTCGTTGAACGTCCGGTAAATGAGACAGCTTACAAATTAATGTTCGATAGAGCGATTGGGTTCGCGTCTTATGGGATCTACTGGCGAACACTTAGAAAAATTGCGTCCACGCACATGTTTAGTCCGAAGCAGATAAAAGCATCCGAAGCTCAAAGGTTTGAAATCGCGAAACAGATGGTGGCGATTTTTAACGGGAGTCCCTGCCTACGGGTTCGGGATGTGGTGAAAAAGGCTTCTTTAAACAACATGATGTGTTCTGTTTTTGGACGAAAGTATAGCCTCCTCGATCGTTCTAACGAAGAGACAGGGGAGCTGGGAGCTCTTGTCAGTGAAGGTTATGATCTTTTGGGAATGCTAAATTGGTCTGATCATCTCCCTTGGTTAGCTGAATTTGATCCACAGAAAATTCAGCACAGGTGCTCACAGCTCATGCCTAGAGTGAACCAGCTCGTGGGTAAGATCGTCAATGAACACAGGGCTCAACCTTGTAGTGTTCACCGCGATTTTGTGGACGTTTTGCTCTCTCTTCAGGGCCCTGAAAGATTATCAGACTCTGATATGATTGCCGTGCTTTGG GAGATGATATTCAGGGGAAGTGACACGGTGGCAGTACTAATAGAGTGGATATTAGCACGGATGGTACTTCATCCTGACGTTCAGTCAAAGATACAAGGCGAGCTAGACAGGATTGTCGGAAGATCACGGTCCGTTATTGAGTCCGATGTAACCAACATGGTTTATCTGCCAGCTGTAGTGAAAGAAGTACTTAGGTTGCACCCTCCGGGCCCACTGATGTCCTGGGCCCGTCTCGCGATAAAGGACACGACAGTGGATGGGTATCACATACCTGTGGGAACCACAGCTATGGTGAACATATGGGCCATCacaaggagtgaagaggtttggacaAAGCCACTTGAGTTTAAGCCCGAAAGGTTCATGAATGAGATCGAACATGTAGATTTTTGGGTGTTGGGATCTGATTTGAGACTCACACCATTTGGTTCCGGAAGGCGAACTTGTCCAGGAAAGACACTGGGCTTGACCACAGTCACTTTTTGGGTAGCAAAGCTTTTGCAGGAGTTTGAATTCGGGCCTACCGATGGAACCAAAACGGTTGACTTGTCTGAAGTGCTAAGGCTTTCCTGTGAAATGAAAAACCCACTGATGGTGAAGGTGCATCCAAGAAATGTAACTAATTAA